From Pseudobdellovibrio exovorus JSS, a single genomic window includes:
- a CDS encoding AAA family ATPase, with protein MFVLEKIVIQKHEILGDCTIDFLDNRDSGYINYKTIIIGTNGSGKSTLLYLLTDIFINLDKMRNAVLDKVSKQKYRCDFELSYSVNNNRYVIDCRDEIIAIKKNDKPVMIENIELPSKIIVSTNTVSERFPLKYDRIRFFENHFDEYYQYFGTRSRRGQLVYGMHIRNAFEVFISRSNDTFYRRNIKRLLETLDFQSHIDIRYVIHKLTKYKQGFDEKISKKTARQIVEDAINGRSSYRTSELVRLGYFNDEVLKDKISKTLFEMIECSFRDRGINWRSELKFDLLGGHLELNGKTLNNEMEEFKVLQELGIIRLQDLILYKNGKAVNYREASSGELQQLATFMALLGVVEDDALVLIDEPEISLHPEWQTRLVDNLDQILSKFRGLHYLVVTHSPFIISDVKSDEANILRMEKKNGKILVRQYKGETYGLSVEEIILNTFNMATSRNYYLNDKVGKIFQSLKDHKGIWTSSDRSNIDELLDLTKKLNTSDPIYLLVQKISKAIDGQKQN; from the coding sequence ATGTTTGTGTTAGAGAAAATTGTCATTCAAAAACATGAAATTTTGGGTGACTGCACTATTGACTTTTTAGATAACAGAGATTCTGGGTACATTAATTATAAGACTATAATTATCGGAACAAACGGTTCTGGAAAATCCACCCTTTTGTATTTGTTAACTGACATTTTTATCAACCTAGATAAAATGCGTAACGCCGTACTAGATAAAGTATCAAAACAAAAATACCGGTGTGATTTTGAATTATCTTATTCTGTTAATAATAATAGATATGTGATCGATTGTAGAGATGAAATAATTGCAATTAAAAAAAATGACAAACCTGTGATGATTGAAAATATAGAGTTGCCATCAAAAATTATTGTTTCGACAAATACCGTCTCTGAGAGATTTCCTTTAAAGTATGACCGTATAAGATTTTTTGAGAACCACTTCGACGAATATTACCAATACTTTGGAACACGTTCACGGCGAGGGCAGTTGGTTTATGGGATGCATATACGTAATGCTTTTGAAGTCTTTATTAGTAGGTCGAACGATACTTTTTACAGAAGAAACATTAAAAGACTCCTTGAGACGTTAGATTTTCAATCACATATAGATATAAGATATGTAATACATAAATTAACTAAATATAAGCAAGGTTTCGATGAAAAGATAAGTAAGAAAACGGCGCGACAGATAGTAGAGGATGCGATAAATGGAAGAAGTTCTTATAGAACTTCTGAATTAGTGCGGTTAGGTTATTTCAATGATGAAGTTTTAAAAGATAAAATTTCGAAAACTTTATTTGAAATGATAGAATGCTCGTTCCGAGATAGAGGTATTAACTGGCGAAGTGAGCTGAAGTTTGACTTGCTTGGTGGACATCTTGAGTTAAATGGAAAAACTTTAAATAATGAAATGGAAGAATTTAAAGTTTTGCAAGAGTTAGGGATAATTAGGTTACAGGATCTTATTTTATATAAAAATGGAAAGGCCGTAAATTATCGTGAAGCAAGCAGTGGTGAGCTTCAACAGCTGGCAACATTTATGGCTTTACTTGGAGTGGTAGAGGACGACGCATTAGTTTTAATTGATGAGCCAGAAATAAGCTTGCATCCAGAGTGGCAAACTAGGCTCGTGGACAATTTGGATCAGATCTTATCTAAATTTAGAGGCCTACATTATTTAGTCGTGACACATTCGCCGTTTATTATTTCGGATGTAAAATCAGATGAGGCCAATATTCTTAGAATGGAAAAAAAGAATGGTAAAATTTTAGTTAGACAATATAAAGGTGAGACATACGGACTTTCGGTTGAAGAAATTATATTAAATACATTCAATATGGCAACATCTAGAAACTATTATTTAAACGATAAAGTTGGAAAGATTTTTCAATCGTTAAAAGATCATAAAGGAATATGGACTTCCAGCGATAGAAGTAACATTGATGAGCTTTTGGATCTGACTAAAAAACTTAATACGAGTGATCCGATATATTTACTAGTTCAAAAAATATCGAAGGCTATAGATGGGCAAAAACAGAATTGA
- a CDS encoding NADP-dependent oxidoreductase has translation MRAALISKYGKNEKLKFTNVDIPTCGDTDVLVEIHAASLNPIDFKIRDGQVKFVRSYKFPLILGHDIAGVVVDVGSKVTGFKKGDKVYSRPQNDRIGGLAQFIAVDESELAHIPKNLSFTEAASIPLVGLTSWQALFDVAGMKRGDRVFIQAGAGGIGTFAIQLAKNFGAYVITTTSGRNTDFVRSLGADEIIDYTKQNFEEVLKEVDIVFDTLGGEALYKSFQVLRPGGHVVSISGAPDQRLADDMGLGFIKREILRLVGLKANCMAAKTKGHYRFIFMKPSGDQLAKIAKLIEDGKIKPIIDKEFAFDDAQKALDHLELGRSRGKVVVKIRD, from the coding sequence ATGCGCGCCGCCCTCATCTCGAAATACGGAAAAAACGAAAAACTTAAATTCACCAATGTTGATATCCCCACTTGCGGAGACACAGACGTTCTTGTCGAAATCCATGCCGCCAGTCTGAATCCGATTGATTTCAAAATACGTGATGGACAAGTTAAGTTTGTGCGGTCGTATAAATTTCCTTTGATTTTAGGACATGATATCGCAGGTGTGGTCGTCGATGTCGGCAGCAAAGTCACTGGTTTTAAGAAAGGCGACAAGGTCTATTCACGTCCGCAAAATGATCGCATTGGTGGTTTAGCTCAGTTTATTGCGGTGGATGAAAGCGAGCTGGCTCACATACCAAAAAATCTGAGCTTCACAGAAGCGGCTAGCATTCCACTTGTGGGATTAACCAGTTGGCAGGCGCTGTTCGATGTGGCGGGTATGAAACGCGGAGATCGGGTTTTTATTCAAGCTGGAGCCGGCGGCATCGGAACTTTTGCGATTCAGCTAGCTAAGAACTTCGGTGCCTATGTAATCACGACGACCAGCGGTCGCAACACAGATTTTGTTCGAAGCCTTGGTGCTGATGAAATTATTGATTACACAAAACAAAACTTCGAAGAGGTTTTGAAAGAGGTCGATATCGTCTTTGATACTTTAGGCGGCGAAGCTCTTTACAAATCATTTCAAGTGCTACGCCCCGGTGGCCATGTGGTTTCTATTTCGGGAGCCCCTGATCAACGCTTGGCTGACGATATGGGTTTAGGTTTTATCAAACGCGAAATTTTGCGTCTTGTCGGTCTGAAGGCAAATTGCATGGCTGCAAAAACGAAGGGCCACTATCGCTTTATCTTTATGAAACCCTCCGGAGATCAACTAGCTAAAATAGCGAAGCTGATTGAAGATGGAAAAATCAAACCGATCATTGATAAAGAATTTGCTTTTGACGATGCACAGAAAGCTCTGGATCATCTGGAGCTCGGCCGCAGTCGCGGAAAAGTTGTGGTCAAAATCCGAGACTAG